Proteins from a genomic interval of Nerophis lumbriciformis linkage group LG01, RoL_Nlum_v2.1, whole genome shotgun sequence:
- the LOC133612742 gene encoding serine/threonine-protein kinase SBK1 — protein sequence MIELGLADGSLIDELIELTAQSLGQLEIQEHFNVIKEIGRGKYGKVLLVTHRFRGTPMALKVMPKTSTKLKGFLREYCISLHLHCHPCIVGLFGIAFQSNDHYCFAQELVIGRDLFAVIQPKVGIPESSVKRCVLQIASALEFIHSRGLVHRDVKPENILLLDHQCSQVKLADFGLTQKTGTLISFITGTLPYMSPELCTVALLEGQKEVTAPPLSVEPSLDTWAFGVVIFCILTGYFPWDRCMDSDDSYQEFADWSKLGDSANTEDDIPPLWKRFTPEAMELFGKLLALDAEKRSTVGEVRQYVEKAWLKKEHEMEQLQTVEKKE from the exons ATGATTGAGTTAGGCCTGGCTGACGGCAGCCTGATCGACGAGCTGATTGAGCTGACGGCCCAGAGCCTCGGTCAGCTGGAGATCCAGGAACACTTCAATGTCATCAAGGAGATCGGTCGAGGAAAGTATGGCAAAGTGCTGCTGGTCACACATCGTTTCAGAG GGACTCCCATGGCCTTGAAAGTGATGCCCAAGACCTCAACAAAGCTAAAGGGCTTCCTGCGAGAATACTGTATCTCCTTGCATCTGCATTGCCACCCCTGCATCGTGGGCCTCTTTGGCATTGCCTTTCAGTCTAACGATCACTACTGCTTCGCCCAGGAGCTCGTTATTGGGAGGGACCTGTTTGCTGTCATTCAGCCTAAG GTGGGTATTCCTGAGTCGTCCGTTAAACGTTGCGTCCTGCAGATTGCTAGCGCTTTGGAGTTCATCCATAGCCGGGGCCTGGTCCACCGAGACGTGAAGCCTGAGAACATCCTCCTGCTGGATCATCAGTGCAGCCAGGTCAAGCTGGCAGACTTTGGTCTGACCCAGAAAACAGGCACTCTTATCAGCTTCATTACAGGAACCCTACCTTACATGTCACCTGAGCTTTGCACTGTTGCTCTACTGGAGGGCCAGAAAGAAGTCACTGCCCCTCCGCTGAGTGTGGAACCAAGTCTGGACACATGGGCCTTCGGTGTGGTTATATTCTGCATCCTCACAGGCTACTTCCCATGGGACCGTTGCATGGACTCAGATGACTCCTACCAGGAGTTTGCTGACTGGTCCAAACTGGGAGACAGCGCCAACACAGAGGATGACATTCCACCACTTTGGAAAAGGTTCACCCCAGAAGCCATGGAGTTGTTTGGCAAGCTCCTGGCTCTGGATGCAGAAAAGAGGTCTACCGTTGGGGAGGTGAGACAATATGTAGAGAAGGCTTGGCTTAAAAAGGAACATGAGATGGAGCAGCTGCAGACAGTAGAAAAGAAAGAATAA